CGGGGGACAACATCCGGATGGACGTGACGCTGATCTCGCCGATCGCGATGGACGAGGGTTTGCGCTTCGCCATCCGCGAGGGCGGCAAGACTGTCGGCGCCGGCGTCGTCGCCAAAATTATCGAGTAGGCCTAGGGGTATAGCTCAGTTGGTAGAGCGACGGTCTCCAAAACCGTAGGTCGCGGGTTCGAATCCTGCTGCCCCTGCCATCTTTCCGGCGCCGGGCGGTTCGATTCGGCGCCCGGTGGTACAGACAAGCGTAACGGACATGAACAAGCCGAACATCGGTCAGTTTTTTCAGGAGGTGCGTCAGGAAGGCGCCAAGGTCACTTGGCCGACCCGACGCGAAACCGCCATTTCGACCGGCTTGGTGTTTGTGATGGTGATTCTCGCGGCGCTGTTCTTCCTGTCGGTCGACTGGATTCTGTCCCATCTCATGAAGCTGTTGTTCGGGATCGGAGCCTGAGCGTCATGGCCGCGCAGTGGTACGTCATTCACGTCTATTCGGGTTTCGAGAAGAAGGTCGCTCAGTCGATCGCGGAGCAGGCCAAGCAGGCCGGCATGTCCGAGCAGATCCAACAGGTCCTGGTTCCGACCGAGGAAGTGGTGGAAATGCGCCGCGGCTCGAAGATCAATTCCGAGCGCAAGTTCTTTCCCGGCTACGTGCTGGTGAAGATGGAGATGACCGACGAAACCTGGCACCTGGTCAAGAACACGCCGAAAGTCACCGGATTCCTCGGTGGTCGCGGGCGGCCGACGGCGATTTCCGAAACCGAGGCGAGCCGTATCCAGGCCCAGGTCAAGGAAGGCATCGAGCGGCCGCGCCCGTCGATCCGCTTCGAGATCGGCGAACAGGTCCGCGTCTGCGACGGCCCGTTCAATTCCTTCAATGGATTGGTCGAGGACGTGGACGAGGAACGCTCGCGGCTCAAGGTCGCGGTATCGATCTTCGGCCGGCCGACGCCGGTCGAATTGGAATACTCCCAGGTCGAGAAGCTTTGACGTTTTAAGAACCGTTAGGAACGACAATGGCGAAGAAAGTCACGGGCAGCATCAAGCTGCAGGTTCCGGCCGGACAGGCGAATCCCTCGCCGCCGATCGGCCCGGCGCTCGGCCAAGCCGGGCTCAACATCATGGAATTCTGCAAGCAGTTCAACGCGCGCACGCAAAAGATGGAGCCGGGCATGCCGATCCCGGTAGTCATCACCGCCTATTCGGACCGCTCGTTCACGTTCGTGACCAAGACTCCGCCCGCGAGCTATTTCCTGAAGAAGGCGGCCAAGCTGGAGAGCGGATCGAAGACCCCGGGAACCGACACGGTCGGCAAGGTGACTATGGCCCAGGTACGCGAAATCGCGCAGGCGAAGATGGCCGACCTCAATGCCAACGACCTGGACGCGGCCTGCCGCATGATCGCTGGCTCGGCCCGCTCCATGGGCATCGAAGTGAAGGAGTGACGTCATGGCGACGGGCAAGCGATTGACCAAGGCTTACGCCGGCATCAACCGGAACATGTCGTACGATCTCAAGGATGCGGTGCGTCTGATCAAGGGCAATGCCAACGCGAAATTCGACGAAACGATCGAGATGGCGATCAACCTTGGCGTCGATCCGAAACAGTCGGATCAGAACGTGCGCGGTGTCGTCACGCTGCCGCACGGC
This is a stretch of genomic DNA from Rhodospirillales bacterium. It encodes these proteins:
- a CDS encoding elongation factor Tu, yielding GDNIRMDVTLISPIAMDEGLRFAIREGGKTVGAGVVAKIIE
- the nusG gene encoding transcription termination/antitermination protein NusG gives rise to the protein MAAQWYVIHVYSGFEKKVAQSIAEQAKQAGMSEQIQQVLVPTEEVVEMRRGSKINSERKFFPGYVLVKMEMTDETWHLVKNTPKVTGFLGGRGRPTAISETEASRIQAQVKEGIERPRPSIRFEIGEQVRVCDGPFNSFNGLVEDVDEERSRLKVAVSIFGRPTPVELEYSQVEKL
- the rplK gene encoding 50S ribosomal protein L11; this translates as MAKKVTGSIKLQVPAGQANPSPPIGPALGQAGLNIMEFCKQFNARTQKMEPGMPIPVVITAYSDRSFTFVTKTPPASYFLKKAAKLESGSKTPGTDTVGKVTMAQVREIAQAKMADLNANDLDAACRMIAGSARSMGIEVKE
- the secE gene encoding preprotein translocase subunit SecE, which codes for MNKPNIGQFFQEVRQEGAKVTWPTRRETAISTGLVFVMVILAALFFLSVDWILSHLMKLLFGIGA